In Deferribacter desulfuricans SSM1, the following are encoded in one genomic region:
- the rpmE gene encoding 50S ribosomal protein L31, which yields MKKGIHPEVKEVVFKCACGNEIRALSTAKKTGIAICSACHPFFTGKQKFVDTAGRVEKFMKKYGNYQENLKK from the coding sequence ATGAAAAAAGGTATTCATCCTGAGGTTAAAGAAGTTGTTTTTAAATGCGCATGTGGTAATGAGATTAGAGCATTATCCACAGCTAAGAAAACAGGTATCGCAATTTGTTCTGCATGTCACCCATTTTTTACAGGGAAGCAGAAGTTTGTAGATACCGCTGGTAGAGTTGAAAAATTTATGAAGAAATATGGGAACTATCAGGAGAATTTGAAGAAGTAG
- the thyX gene encoding FAD-dependent thymidylate synthase, producing MKKAKLNVKLLKYTADPELTAALAAKLCYASDATIDDLLKKIEKTEQISFIEKIVRIGHHSVLEHVSFTFGIEGVSRALTHQLVRHRIASYSQRSQRYVKHKSGFEYVLPGSIESNSEAKKDFVELMENISKVYDKMVELGIPAEDARYVLPNACETKIIVTMNARELIHFFNVRCCNRAQWEIRVLAEKMLDECLKVAPSIFKYAGPNCVVDKCKEGEFSCGKASEVKKRYEELLRKYDRLN from the coding sequence ATGAAAAAGGCTAAGCTTAATGTAAAACTGCTAAAATACACAGCAGACCCAGAGCTTACTGCTGCTTTGGCTGCAAAGTTATGCTATGCTTCTGATGCTACAATTGATGATTTGTTAAAAAAAATTGAAAAAACAGAGCAGATAAGCTTTATAGAAAAAATTGTTCGTATTGGACATCATTCTGTGTTGGAGCATGTTTCATTTACTTTTGGTATTGAAGGTGTATCAAGAGCGTTAACACACCAGTTGGTTAGACATAGGATAGCAAGTTATTCTCAGCGTTCTCAGAGATATGTAAAACATAAATCTGGTTTTGAATATGTATTACCTGGTTCTATTGAATCAAATTCTGAAGCTAAAAAAGATTTTGTGGAATTGATGGAAAATATTTCTAAAGTTTACGACAAAATGGTTGAGCTTGGAATTCCTGCTGAAGATGCAAGGTATGTTTTGCCTAATGCTTGTGAAACTAAGATTATTGTTACGATGAATGCGAGAGAGTTAATACATTTTTTTAATGTAAGGTGTTGTAATAGAGCTCAGTGGGAGATTAGAGTATTAGCTGAAAAAATGCTGGATGAATGTTTGAAGGTAGCTCCATCAATTTTTAAATACGCTGGGCCAAATTGTGTTGTAGATAAATGTAAAGAAGGCGAATTTAGTTGTGGGAAAGCATCAGAAGTAAAGAAAAGATACGAAGAGTTATTAAGAAAATACGATAGATTAAATTAA
- a CDS encoding DUF1385 domain-containing protein: MNKKSLDVGGQAVIEGVMMRAPGKFVIAVRREDGNIVVKKKEIQIDNKPLFKKPIFRGLIALYNALILGVSALNFSAYHAFGEGSEKVSKKEMLLSLVLGLGFGIGLFIFLPLLLTDLMKHILSVLKQSFLAYNAVDGIIRVIFFILYIYIISFFKDVRRVFEYHGAEHKAIYTYESGKDLTVENAKNMSRFHPRCGTSFLLIVMIVSILIFSLIPKDAHFVIKLLSRIVFIPLIAGLSYEILKLSDKYNHSSLVQILIKPGLWLQKLTTKEPDESQLEVALVSLKLALDKDMDNEGLIYVS, translated from the coding sequence GTGAATAAAAAAAGTTTAGATGTAGGTGGTCAGGCCGTTATTGAAGGGGTTATGATGAGAGCCCCAGGGAAGTTTGTTATTGCTGTTAGAAGAGAAGACGGTAATATTGTTGTAAAGAAAAAAGAGATTCAAATAGATAATAAACCTTTGTTTAAAAAGCCTATTTTTCGTGGATTAATAGCATTATACAATGCTCTTATTTTAGGGGTAAGTGCCCTGAATTTTTCAGCTTATCATGCATTTGGGGAAGGGAGCGAAAAAGTTAGTAAAAAAGAGATGTTGTTAAGTCTGGTGTTAGGATTAGGCTTTGGCATCGGTTTATTTATTTTTTTACCGCTATTATTAACTGATTTGATGAAACATATCTTATCAGTTTTAAAACAATCGTTTCTTGCTTACAATGCTGTGGATGGGATTATTAGAGTTATATTCTTTATATTATATATTTATATTATCTCTTTTTTCAAAGATGTGAGAAGAGTTTTTGAGTATCACGGTGCTGAGCATAAAGCTATTTATACTTATGAAAGTGGTAAAGATCTTACGGTAGAGAATGCGAAAAACATGAGTAGGTTTCATCCAAGATGTGGAACGAGTTTCCTCTTAATTGTAATGATTGTGAGTATTTTAATATTTTCTTTAATTCCTAAAGATGCTCATTTTGTAATAAAACTTCTTTCCAGAATTGTTTTTATACCTTTGATAGCTGGTTTATCCTATGAAATACTCAAGTTGAGTGATAAGTATAATCATAGTAGTTTAGTTCAAATACTTATTAAACCTGGTTTATGGCTTCAAAAGTTGACAACAAAAGAGCCTGATGAAAGCCAACTTGAAGTTGCACTTGTTTCATTGAAGCTTGCTCTTGATAAAGATATGGATAATGAGGGGTTGATTTATGTTTCATAA